Proteins co-encoded in one Salvia splendens isolate huo1 chromosome 4, SspV2, whole genome shotgun sequence genomic window:
- the LOC121799743 gene encoding pollen-specific leucine-rich repeat extensin-like protein 1, with protein sequence MEEDGEDLTPFWVQSTTKLRRSDRLRRSVAAVFFSSGLVVFLMVVAAVFFLAFVVASTVSFSATIFRPNSVKKSWDSLNIALVLVAVVFGILSRNRNEERSSSFDEFQSSPIKGNESQKSNPSMPQKWFDYSANDEEKSSLYEYQLQDYHQPKFEQKFSNLRRSCSSYPDLREFPSSSSTNWSYGDYQMRYFDDFHVDSSPVELRRRRRHRSLDRVYYPTSPPPQIKTVVVDTLVTKIRPEIKKFPAELSPPWTAAPLPEDDAIAKQVVYESVAVREERSSRRFYKDLEPMNPVSAPLPPVEEFQPPEFEESQKRSRERAARRKERSSRRLIYENVGPTNPIATPPPPPPPPPPPPPQQMSGKSERRRGGATEANSTKFFLNSLYKKKKKQLKSVDNAESLLREAPPPLSYRNPPPPPPPPSVFHTLNSSKKPKGKKTVTVALEPLPASPPPHAAARETDPAPHAPPPPTYSQPKPVKSTNFDGPEESQNSGGESPFRRIPPPPPPPFSTAPAWKFMVQGDYVRVDSNNSSRSGSPDLEETDSDVTPTAAGGDGAAAALFCPSPDVNSKAESFITKFRANLKLEKIHSMKKRDVGPSSLGPGPNHI encoded by the coding sequence atggaagaagatgGAGAGGATCTCACCCCCTTTTGGGTCCAAAGCACCACCAAACTCCGCCGCTCCGACCGCCTCCGCCGCAGCGTCGCCGCCGTGTTCTTCAGCTCGGGGCTGGTGGTTTTCCTCATGGTGGTAGCAGCTGTTTTTTTCTTGGCTTTTGTAGTGGCATCCACCGTTTCATTTAGTGCCACCATATTTAGGCCAAATAGTGTCAAGAAAAGCTGGGATTCTTTGAACATTGCTCTTGTTTTAGTTGCTGTGGTTTTTGGGATTCTTAGCAGAAATAGAAACGAGGAGAGATCTTCTTCGTTTGATGAGTTCCAATCTTCTCCCATTAAAGGAAATGAATCCCAGAAATCGAATCCATCCATGCCGCAGAAATGGTTCGATTATTCGgcaaatgatgaagaaaaatCGAGTCTTTATGAATATCAACTTCAAGATTATCATCAGCCTAAATTTGAGCagaaattttcaaatttgagAAGAAGCTGCAGCTCTTACCCTGATCTCCGTGAATTCCCATCTTCTTCTTCGACAAATTGGAGCTATGGAGATTATCAAATGAGATATTTCGATGATTTTCACGTCGATTCGAGCCCGGTggagctccgccgccgccgccgtcaccGGAGCTTGGATCGGGTTTATTATCCGacgtcgccgccgccgcagaTTAAGACTGTGGTTGTTGATACATTGGTGACTAAAATCCGcccagaaataaaaaaatttccgGCAGAATTGTCGCCGCCGTGGACGGCGGCGCCGCTGCCGGAAGATGATGCGATTGCGAAGCAGGTGGTTTATGAGAGTGTGGCGGTTAGGGAGGAGAGATCGAGCAGGAGATTTTACAAAGATTTGGAACCCATGAATCCGGTTTCGGCGCCGCTGCCGCCGGTGGAGGAATTTCAGCCGCCGGAATTTGAAGAAAGTCAGAAACGGAGCCGTGAAAGAGCGGCGCGGAGGAAGGAAAGGTCGAGTAGAAGGCTGATTTATGAAAATGTGGGACCCACTAATCCGATCGCGAcaccaccgccgccaccacctccgccgccgccgccgccgccgcagcagATGAGCGGCAAAAGTGAGCGAAGGCGAGGCGGCGCGACGGAGGCGAATTCGACGAAATTCTtcttgaattctctctacaagaagaagaagaagcagctAAAGAGCGTAGATAATGCGGAGTCTCTTCTCCGCGAGGCTCCGCCTCCGCTGAGCTACCGAAatccgccgcctccgccgccaccgccgtcgGTCTTCCACACCCTGAACTCTTCCAAGAAGCCCAAAGGGAAAAAGACCGTAACCGTCGCGCTAGAGCCCCTCCCGGCATCTCCGCCGCCACATGCGGCGGCGCGTGAAACTGACCCCGCTCCGCACGCGCCACCACCTCCCACCTACAGCCAACCAAAACCAGTAAAGAGTACAAATTTCGACGGACCAGAAGAATCCCAGAACAGCGGCGGCGAGTCCCCGTTCCGCCGCATtccgccgcctcctccgccaccgTTCTCGACAGCTCCGGCGTGGAAGTTCATGGTGCAAGGCGACTACGTGAGAGTCGACAGCAACAACAGCTCGAGGAGTGGTTCGCCGGACCTCGAGGAAACGGACTCCGACGTCACGCCGACGGCGGCGGGAGGTGACGGCGCGGCGGCGGCGTTGTTCTGCCCGAGCCCGGATGTGAACTCGAAAGCTGAAAGCTTTATCACTAAGTTTCGGGCCAACTTGAAGCTGGAGAAGATCCATTCTATGAAGAAAAGAGACGTGGGCCCATCTAGTCTCGGCCCAGGCCCAAATCATATTTAG